The Candidatus Nitrosoglobus terrae genome segment TAAAGATCGAACTTTAGAGACTATTAGTCATTCATTTTATTAGTATTAATAATTTTTGCTACTTTACTTAAGGTGTTGCTATTTTATCAATTAGAGTTTTGTTGTTACTAATTTAACTTCAATAATTGAGTAGTATGTTTACTACTAAGTTTAGTACCTTTTTATCAGAATATAACCCTAATGCAGAGCCAATCTTACCTCCAGCTGCAATTGATAATACAGCAACGCCAACCGCAATATTCCGTGCTGACTTAATTATTCTTGGCGCGTCATTAAAGCCATAGTTAGCTAACTTCTGTATGATTCTACTTATGGCCGGGTTAATAGCTGATAATTCTGGTCGCTTCTTTATTTCTAATTGAGCATTTTTTATCATAGCGGTAATCTCAATTCCATTACTAATTCCTAAATCCTTATTCAAAGACTGGCCTGTTGGATCTTTTTTCAGTAACGCATAAATTTTCTGAATACCTTTATCTTTACTGACCACTTCAGGTAACTGAATACCGGCTTGTAATCCAGCTGCAAGGCTTATGCTATTTTGAGAGTTCAGCAACAATATTCTCTTAGTATCATTTTCTTCAAATATATGGGGGGCAATATTAGGATCTAGTTTAGGTAGTTCAGGTTTAATAGGTGCTGATTGATTTAAAGCAGGATTATCTGATTGAGAAGTGCTAAAAGCGTAATTTTGTCTCTGATCTTCTCGTTTTTGAGCAGGAAGCATAGTTGCCATTTCTTGAGTACTTTCTGTAGTAATGGCTTGCTGTGCCTCACTTTTAATTGGAGAGTTACTAGTAGACAACGCGTATTGTTCCTGTTCCATCTCTATAGCTTCAATGAGCTGGCTAATACTAGCAATAATACAAATACTCGAAATTTTAAGTAAATTCATGCTCTGATTCCTAAGATATAGCAAGATCTGATGCGCTCGTTTATGAGTTTATCGGTAGATCTAGGCCATATCTAAATGGAAAAAAAGAGTATTACCTTGATTTATTAGATCTTCAGGCTTTTTTAATGATTTCCTTATAATTAACTGCTCTCGTGTGAGGAGAAATACCCCATGGCCGCCGTGCTCAAATGCCAGCCAAGTAAAGGGGATTTCAGGTAATGCTTGGATGAGGGCATCTATCGTTGCCTGATGATGCTATGCTGAAGAGTAAGTAGGCTATCACATTTTTATGATTTTTCTTATCTATTTTATTCTTGATAATAAACTAATATATATGAAAGGATTACACTGCAATTATCATCCTTTTTATCAGTACTAATTAAACAAATTCAAGCGAAAAGGAGATTACCGTGAAAAAGATTTTTGCGTTATCGAGAAAGCAGTTGTTGTTTTTTATTGTAGTGTTAGGTTTATTCATTGCAATTTTATCCACCCGTACACTAATTCCAGGAACCGATGCCGATACCGATCGCGGTGCGGCTACAGTTAAGCAAGATTCTGTTTGGTGATAGCTATAAAACGGTTAAATATCTCGATCAAGGTTGGAACGTTTCCGATAGCCTGTGGTTTTACACGATTACGCAGGGTTCTGACCTAATGCCCTACGATTTCTTTATGGTGCTGGAAAAGACGGGAGAAACTAAGCTTTTCCGCTCAAACGAGAACATGAATTTTTATCGCTACCTACCCCAGAAAGCGACTTCCACCAATCCGGATGCATTGCCAGTTGGCTGGGTTAAGGATGATTATAGAGGCAAGGAATACATCGGCCTGACTTGCGCTGCCTGCCATACTGGACAAATCAATTATAATGGTGTTGGTATCCGCATCGATGGCGGTCCGGCCAGCGCGGATATGGAAAAGATCATGGAAGGACTCTCGGCAGCATTGAAATACGTGCGTAAGCATGAAGAAGCCAGAGTCCGGTTTGTCAAGGATGTGTTGGCGCGTGGCAATTACAAATCAGAGGGTGAAGTATTATCTAGAGAAATATGAACTGCGTCTTACCAGCTATACAATCATTAACCACAGTCCAACACCCTACGGTTATGCGCGACTAGATGCTTTTGGACGCATTTATAATCGCGTGCTCGAATATCTCATTAACGAAAGAGAGTTAGACAATTTATTGCGCGACCGCCGCATCGTGGGTGACGACGGTATACCGGATAAAAAACTTAACAAGATTCTGACAGATATGGGGAAGATTGTGACTGGCGATCAGCGTGACCGCGTGATGGAACGTCTGGCGCAGAATTTGACCATGCAGCAATTAGAGCAGTTGCGCAAAGCGTTATTCAATCCAGCGGATGCGCCTGTTAGCTATCCTTTTCTATGGGATATCCCGCAACATGATTATGTGCAATGGAACGGTCTGGCTGCCAACGCTGGGCTAGGGCCGGTCGGACGCAATACCGGTGAAGTGATTGGCGTATTCGGTACACTGGATTGGCATGAGGCGAAAAAGGCAAACCTTTCCACGCTGATTGGCGGACAAAATACCCGTACGAAAATCAGCTTTGATTCTTCGGTAAATGTGCACAATCTGCGCGAAACTGAATTTCATCTGCAAAAATTGCAGTCTCCACAATGGCCGGAAGATATTTTAGGCGCTATTGACAGGGGACGCGCATCGCGAGGTCTATCTTTGTTTAATGAGTACTGCGCTGGCTGTCATGCAAATATTGTTCGCGATGATCTAGGCCGCCGTATTATTGCGAATATGTCTAGGGTCAGCGATGTTGGCACCGATCCGGTGATGGCCGAGAACGGTTTCAGCTATACTGGATACTCTGGAATACTGCGTGACCAATATGTCAATCTCGGTGTTGGTAGCATCTTACTGGATCAGAAAGTACCGGTAGCTGCTTTGTTGACCAAGGCGACTTTGAACGTGGTCGCAACGCCGGATCCTGATAAGCTGTTTTTTCAGCGCTGGTTTGATTGGGTTATCGATATTGTTAAGGCGTATTCCAGCAATGAAATTAAACCATCGATCAAACATGGCAATTATGATCCGGATACGACCGCAAAACCGCTGGCTTCGTTGAATGCCTACAAAGCGCGATCACTGAACGGTATTTGGGCGACGGCTCCGTATTTGCATAACGGCTCAGTACCGACACTGTACGATTTATTATTACCTAAGAAACGTGCAGGCGATCCGGAAGACGGTGAGTACCGTCCGGATCAATTTAAGGTTGGGTCGCGTGAATTTGATTCGGTAAAGGTGGGTTTGAAGAGCAGCGGGTATCAGGGCTATAAATTCGATACTCAGTTAAAAGGTAATAGCAATGCGGGGCATGAATATGCAGCTGGTAAAACGAAGCAGTTGAATGGAGAAACTCTAAAACCGCTGACTAAGGAAGAGCGGCTGGATTTGCTGGAATATCTTAAGACTCTGTAATTTATTATGAGCAATTAGCCATCATTAATGATTAATGAATGAGAGGGGAGTAATGAAATGAGTGCAAGTTATCTTGAACGGTATGATGCGGCCCCCGATGCAGAAAAATTTCCGCTGGTACGGCGCTAGATAGATACGGAACCGTTGCCATTTTTTAAGGAACTGCGTGCCAACCGCCCGATCTTAGTAACGCCGGACTGCACGCTGGTCACCCGCTTTGACGATGTCAGAGAAATCTTAACGATGTATAAGGTATTCACTGTTAAACCGTATTATGAGCCGCCTAATCCTAAGATGGATCCTAGCTATCTGATAGCGAATGATGATAATGCGTTGCATACTCGTGAGAAATCGCTAATGCAATTTATGCTGAATCGCGATGATTTACCAAGGGTACGCAATTTAGTTGCGGAAATTGCCAGTGGAATTCTCGATGATGCTAAAGGCAAGATTGAAATTGTGAACAGTTTTTGCCGGATGGTACCGGCGACGTTAGTTCAAAAATATTTTGGACTGACAGGCGCGAAGCGAGAAGATTTAATTGAATGGTCATACTGGAATCAATATGATACCTTTCATAATCAGCCATTCGACCTAGTCCCGACGGACATTTCGCAGCAGATTATCAATCGCCATAATGAGACTTCCAAGAAACTCGGTGACTATATCGTGATGCTGATTGCAAAGCGCTTGCCGGCGGTAAAACTCGAAAAATTGACGTTCTCGACGATTGTCCGGCTGGATGATGATATTGTCACTCGGATGCTGCGCACCAGTTTTGCTAAAACATTGGATTTTGACATCAAACAGTTAGGTATAAACGCCGGCGGCCTTCTGATCGGTGCAATCGAGACAACGTCGCAAGCTGTCGCTCAAGTGCTACAATATTTATTTCAGCATTCACAATGGTTGGCTATGGCCAAAGCCGCTGCACAAAAGGAGGATACTACCGAGTTCGATGGCATTGTGTGGGAAGCGCTGCGATTTGTACCAATCACGTCGTATTTATTCCGTACCACCGCTAGCGACTATATGGTGGGAGAGGGAACAGAATATAAGACGGTTTTACGCGCCAATACTTATGTATTGTTGGTGACGTTGTCTGCAATGTTCGATGAACGAGCATTCGAATCTCCAGATGAATTTATTCCGCAACGCAACTGGTATAACTACTTCCATTTTGGTTTTGGTGCTCATCAATGCCTAGGTCGTTATGTCGGTATGGTGATGATTCCGGAAATGGTGCGGCAGGTTTTGCTGAAGAAAGATATTGATCCTAAAGGCAATATAAAATATGACAAGAGTCCGTTCCCAGAAGTATATAATTTATCATGGATTGCAGCATAAATCTTAGGCTTTATGCGGTTCGAACAGTAACAAATAGGAAGTGAAATTTAATCTGTTGTATCGATTAATTTATTTTCTTTGTTGCCTGTAGAGTAGGGATGTTAAAGACAGTGTTCTATAGTTCAAGCTGTTTGTGATTACTGACTATAGAACACTGCCTACCTTCTAAAATTTTAGTAATTTGATTTCTCAGTAGCCGATCTGGCTTTATCGCTGCTTTCCTAGTCACCCGCTGATATTTGATGAAATGAAAAAAGAGGGTGCTACTTTGATTTATTAGGTCTTAGGTCTTCAAGGCTTTTTTAATGATTTCCTTATAATGAATTAACTGCTCCCGTGTGAGGAGAAATACCCCATGGCCACCGTGCTCAAATGCCAGCCAAGTAAAAGGGATTTCAGGTAATGTTTGGATAAGGATATCCTCGCTATTGCCTACCTCTACAATGAGGATACCTTGATCATGAAGATATTCAGAGGCTTGATGGAGGATCTGTAGCACGATATCTAGCCCGTTCTTATCAGCTTCTAAAGCTTGTCGAGGTTCATGATGGTATTCTTGAGGTAAGGTTGCCAGCTCTTCTGCACTCACATACGGCGGATTGCTAAGGATAAGATCATAGAATCGATTGTTTAGCCTCTCAAAAAGATTAGAAGGCATGGCTTGAACTCGGGATTCCAAACCATGATGTTGGATATTGATTTGGGCTACGGCGAGTGCGGATTCATGAATATCTACCGCATCTACTTGGGATTCGGGGAAGGCGTAAGCGGCTGCAATAGCAATACAGCCGCTACCGGTACCTAGATCTAGGAGCGTGCGAACTTGTTCAGGATCTATAAGGGAGTCAAAGCGATTTTTAATCAGCTCGGCAATGGGGGAGCGGGGGATTAGCACCCGCTCATCCACATAAAAGCTTAAATCCGCAAACCAAGCTTCATGGGTGAGATAAGGCGCTGGAATTCGTTCCTTAATTCGATGTTCTATTAGCGTTAGTACTTGCCGTTTTTCTACTTCAGTCAGTTGAGATGAGAAAAGTTCAGTCGGTAGATTGTGCTGGGGCAGATGAAGAGTGTGCAAGACTAGAGTCATGGCTTCATCCACAGCGTTATTCGTCCCATGGCCGAAAAAAAGCCCTGCTTCATTAAAGCGGCTAGCTCCCCAGCGAATGAAGTCGCTGAGCGTATGGAGCTGTTGAGTGAGAGTAGCTATATTCAAGGGATTTTAGTGTAAAGTGATTAAGGTTGAAACATCGGTAAAGTGGCCGGCAATTGCCGCTGCTGCTGCCATGGCTGGACTTACCAGATGGGTGCGGCCTCCTTGGCCTTGGCGGCCTTCAAAGTTGCGATTGGAGGTGGAAGCGCAACGCTCTCCGGATTCAAGGCGATCGGCGTTCATAGCTAAGCACATGGAGCAACCAGGTTCCCGCCATTCAAATCCGGCGGCTTTAAAAATTTCATCCAACCCTTCGGCTTCCGCTTGGCGTTTGACTAACCCAGATCCAGGTACAATAAGGGCTTGTTTGATATTTTTAGCGACTTTATGGCCAACGATCACCTTGGCAGCTTCTCGCAGATCTTCTATCCGGGCATTAGTGCAGGAGCCAATAAAAACCACATCGGGATAGATAGCACTGATGGGCGTATTGGCTTTAAGTCCCATGTATTCCAAGGCTCTTTCCATGCTATTTCGCTTGATAGGATCAGTTTCTTGCTGAGGGTCGGGCACTCGCCCATCTACAGCAGCGACCATTTCAGGAGAGGTGCCCCAGCTAACTTGAGGTTTTAGGTGGGCTACGTTGAGGGTAACAGTTTGATCAAAATGAGCGTCTGGATCACTTTTTAAGTTTCGCCAAACATTCACTGCCTGCTTCCAGTATTGAGGAGAAGGGGCAAAAGGTCGACCTTTGAGGTAATTAATGGTCACGTCATCTACTGCTACTAAACCCGATCGAGCTCCCGCTTCAATGGCCATATTACATAAAGTCATTCGTCCCTCCATGGATAAGAATCGGATTGTTTCCCCAGCAAATTCAATAGTATAGCCAGTACCCCCTGCAGTGCCGATCTGAGCAATAATGGCAAGAATTAGATCCTTGCTATAGACCCCAGAAGCTAATTTACCGTCCACCTGAATTAGCATATTCTTTGATTTTTTCTGGAGGAGGCACTGGGTGGCCAGTACATGCTCAACATCTGAAGTGCCGATACCAAAGGCTAGGGCACCAAAAGCCCCATGGGTAGCTGTGTGAGAGTCGCCACAAACCACCGTCATTCCTGGTAAAGTGGCACCTTGTTCTGGGCCGATAATATGGACGATACCTTGGCGAGGATCATTCATTTTAAACTGAGTCAGATCAAATTCTTGGCAATTTTGATCAAGCGTTTCTACTTGAGTACGGGAAATAGGATCTGCAATCCCTTGATCGCGATGGGTAGTAGGTACGTTGTGATCCGACACCGCAAGATTAGCGTCTTTTCGCCAAGGTTTACGGTCCGCAAGCCGTAGCCCTTCAAAAGCTTGGGGTGAGGTGACTTCATGGAGTAGATGCCGATCGATATAGAGTAAAGTGGTACCACTGGAATCGGTATGGATGACATGGGAATTCCAGAGTTTGTCGTATAGAGTATTTCCAGCCATGCTGACCTCTTAGGGGTTAGAGTTATAAGGATATTTTACCTGTTTTTTCTGAATCTAGGAGCGTATGTTTTTAAACTGGTACGATTTATTGATGTTATCGAATCTAACTGTCATTGATAGAATACGCTCCCAATCTATTTGTTGTACCGATCCCGTTACTTGAAATCCAAGCTTGCGATAGACTGCAATGGCGCTAGCATTAGCGAGATAAGGATCAACGGCAATGACAGGAACAGCAATGGCGAAAAGTTCTATATGGAAACAACTGGTTATTCTCAATCTACTCTAGGCGGTTTAAATCGTACCCTCTCCGTAGCACCGATGATGGACTGGACGGATCGTCATTGCCGTTATCTGCTGCGTTTAATTTCCCAGCAGGTATTACTTTATACTGAGATGGTTACTACAGGGGCGCTGATCCATGGAGATCGGGATCGGCTTCTAGCTTACGATAATGCTGAGCATCCTCTAGCTTTACAGCTAGGAGGTAGCGATCCAAAGGAGCTAGATCAATGTGCGCAAATGGCCGTAGACTATGGATTTGATGAGGTCAATCTTAATGTGGGCTGCCCTAGCGATCGAGTGCAGTTTGGCCGTTTTGGCGTTTGCTTGATGAAAACTCCTGGGTTAGTCGCTGAGTGTGTTGCGGCAATGAGTCGAGCTGCTTCAATTCCAGTAACAGTTAAGAGCCGAATTGGGGTTGATGAGCAGGACTCTTATGAGTTGTTATGCCAGTTCATCGATAAGGTAAGGCAGGCAGGCTGTAAGACTTTTATTATCCATGCTCGTAAGGCTTGGCTTCAAGGGTTAAGCCCTAAAGAAAATCGGGAAATCCCGCCTTTACGTTATGAGTTGGTGCGGGCGATTAAACAGGATTTTCCCAACTTAGAGGTGGTGATTAATGGCGGTATTACGACCTTGGAAGAGGTTCAGGGGCATTTAAAATGGGTGGATGGGGTGATGATTGGTCGAGAAGTTTATCATAACCCTTATTTGCTAGCTAACGTAGATCAGTGGTTTTATGGAGATTTTCATCCGCTACCAACCCGCTATGAGATTGTGATGGCTTTTTTATCTTATATAGAACGGCAGCTAATGAGTAATACCCCTTTAAGTGTGATGATTCGTCCTATGCTAGGGTTATTTCAGAGGCAGCCTGGTGCGAAAATTTGGCGTCGTTATTTAAGTGAAAATGCGCATCATTCTGGATCTGGGGTCAAGGTTATTCGCGAGGCTTTGCGGCTAGTATCAGGGGTTTTGTAAGCTAATGCTAACGTTTTAATATGATCTGTATATCAGGTATATTTATTGAATAACACTGTTTAAATATCACTGGGGCTTACCCTAAATGGAGTGCTGTAGTGCTTAGAAGTGAATTAGGATACCAGTCTGAGCTGGTGAATACGATGGTATTAGGTAGTCTGCCGTTATTTCACATAGGGATAGCAATAACGGTCTTGATTACGTTGGCTTTTTTGATTGCACATATAAAAGGATTCATTCTTTTATTAGATGTAGATAATCAGTCGATATTATTTATGTCAGTAATAATAATGGTGCTTGTTGCTTTAGTTTGCCTACCACTGTCTTGGTGGACTGTATTTGTTACCGCATTTTTGCCATTTTTCTTGATAAAATCGATAAAAAAATAACCCATATACAGTGGTATCGAGGGAGGCACGGAAGCCCATGCCCATAAGGTTGCAAAGCAAAATAATGGCGCAACGGGTATAGAATATAAGAGAAAATGACCATATCATCAGAGTAATTAGGCTAGATTTTATTAGCCACAAACTTTCATCTACTCTTTTGATGAAGATTGAGCAAGCTGTAGCCGCTGGCCTTCATAAATTTGATGTTTATCGGTAATTTTATTGGTTTTTAATAAAGCCTGTAAAGCAACGCCAAAGCGATGGGCGATACTAGAAAGGGTATCTCCTCGTTGCACGATATAATCTTTGGCTATAGGCTGAGGTATGGATAGGGGTAGCCGCAGGCGCTGACCTGCCCGGATATTCTGAAGGTTGGATAGCCCATTAAATTCGGCAAGTTCTTGGATTTTAATGCTATAGTGATTAGCAATACCCGATAGTGTTTCTCCTCGTTGGACTTGATGAAACTGATCAGGTACTTGTTTATCAAATTGCTCCCAAGGTGCTAGATAGGCTATGGTTTTGGTGCCACGACAGGTAGGTGTACAGGGGATTCTTAATTTGTAGCCTTGGGGTACATATTTTTTACCCTCCCAGATGGCTGAAAGTAGCGCTGGATTATGCTTTTTTAGCGTAGCATGATCGATCTTTAGCGCTCGCTGTAAAGAATTTATAGAAACAAAACTTTTAAGCTCTATAACCTCATTTTTTTGGGGCGGATTGAGGGGTAAAGATCCAAAATAGTGTTTTGCCTTAGCATCTACTTCTAAGGCAGCAAGAAAAGCTACATAGTAATTACGCGAGGCAAAGCCGAAAATGGGGCTTTTATAACGTTTCCGAATGGCCACAATATCTGAGGTGCCTACTCGTCCTTTAGCTTGGATCATTCCGGATATACCATGATTGTAAGCGGTAATAGCCAAAGGCCAAGTACCTACAATCTCATAATTATGCTTGAGTAGTTGTGCCGCTCCTATTGTGGCTTGGAAGGGGTCTAACCGTTCATCTACTAGGTGATCAACCCGTAGAAATTTCTGCCCAGTGGGGCGGGTAAATTGCCATAATCCTGCCGCTCCAGCATGGGAATAAGCCGCTGGGTTAAATGAAGACTCAACATGGGGTATAGCCACCAGCTCTCGGGGTAGATTGAGAGAATCTAAAGTTTTAAAAATAAAAGGTTTATAGGCACTAGCGCGAATGAGTCCTTCGCGAAATCGGTTGGATTGCCCTCGCTGAAAACGAATCTCGTCAGCTGCAGCCTGCAAATCTTTATTACTGATACCTCGGGGCCAAAGGGCTAATACTCGCTGTTCTTCTTTAGTGAGATTTTTCCTTTTACCATCAGCCAACTGCAGCAATATTTCTTGATAGTGCTGCTTTCGATTCTTAATAGCTTGCTGATCCGATTTGCTGGGCAAATTGAGAGTCTCATAAATTACGTTTAGGTGCTCTTTATCATGGATAAATCCATGGCTATCATCAATCTCAGTATATACTCGGATCCAGAAATGGACATCTTGCTCAATCTCTGGTGGCCGGGGAAATAAATTTTGTGACTGGGATAACACTGGGGTGGCTAAAGAGAACAAGAGGCTAGTGAGGATTACGGTAAAATAGTAGGGCATAATCTCTGCTCAGGTGCTTGTTGATATTCTTGGTTATTATTCGGCTGCACTCGCGATAAATTGAGAGGCAATAGTAAAGAGGGTAAAAAATGGATGAGAAATCAACTCTCTACAGCAAAACATTTTTAGGAAAATATGGATTAATATCATTAATCATGTTTTTGTGATTAAACCCGGCTGAATCCTCGTGGCTAGAGTAAATCTAGTTAACATTTTTATTCTATAAGAGATGCCTTCAAAATAATAGCTATTGCATAAATGGATGGGTAGTGGTGATGGGTACAATCTGTTTTGGTAATAGACACAATGCTGGTAAAAGAAATTTATGCACGTTTCAAGCGTAGATGAAAAATTATCCGTGTTAGATCCTTCCTCAGCTAGTCTACAAAAGCTTCTAGATGAAGTAGGTCAGCGATTAGCTTTGTTTGTAGATACTATAGATTATAGATCAACAGCCAGTTCAAGCCACTGAGATTTTTGATTCTGAAGCTGCTTGGCTGCAAGAGTCAGTGCCAGAGGAGCCAAGTTCGTCTGATGAGTTATTGGATTTTCTCTTCAAAAAAGTGATTCCAGCAGCTTTTAACCCCGCCAGCCCTAGCTATCTGGCTTATATTCCTGGAGGAGGATTATTTTCTTCTGCCCTTGGAGAGCTGATTGCAGCTACTGTTAATCGTTACACGGGTATGTGGGCAGCGGCACCTGCTGCCGTTGAGCTTGAAACCCAAGTTTTACGATGGCTAGCGGAGTTAATGGGGTTACCCCAAGGATCATTAGGGCTTTTAACCTCTGGAGCTTCTATGTCAACCTTGATTGCCTTAGTGGCTGCAAGGGAGAAGTACTTAGGAGATGAGATCCTGAAAGGCACAGTTTATTACTCCAGTGAAGTGCACTATGCGGTGGCTAAGGCTGCTCGGGTAGCGGGTATTCCTGAGCGGAATTTACGCCCAATTCCGGTTGATTCCCAGTTTCGTCTACGGATAGATCTTTTAGCACAAGCTGTGCATCAGGATCGAGACTGTGATCTAGTACCATTTTTTGTTTGCGGTACAGCGGGGACGGTAAGCACGGGCGCTATTGATCCCCTAATTGAAATTGCTGAGGTGGCGATAAATCATGATCTTTGGTTTCATGTCGATGGCGCTTATGGCGCTGCATTTCGATTAGTACCTGAACTGCAGCCTTTATTTACGGGGATGGAGCTAGCAGATTCTTTAGCAATTGATCCCTATAAAGGTTTTTTCTTGGCTTATGGTACTGGAGCTTTGCTGGTACGGGATATGTCAAATTTACGTCGAGCTTTTGGAACTTCCCCAGCTGCTTATTTACCTGAGCTACAAGCTAATGAGGATCAGTTAGATTTTCGGGAATTTTCCCCAGAACTTTCCCGAGAATGGCGTGGTTTACGTCTATGGTTACCCTTTAAGCTTCATGGGGTAACAGCTTTTCGGCAAGCATTAGCCGACTGGAACTGAAATCGATGGCTACTATTTTTTAAGAATTTGTATCCTGCATTTATGCACCCATGAATCCTTGGTAAATGAAGGTCTTGATCTTATTGTGCATGCACTGGCAGAGGCAAGAAGTAGACCTTAAGTTTGCTAGGTTGAGGCTAGGGAATAAGCAGTATATCTCCTTGATTAATACGATCATCTTTAATTCCATTCGCTAACCGTAACTCATTTAAGCTTACGTTATATTGCTGAGCTAGCCCTGATAGGGTGTCTCCAAGGGTAATAATGTGACGACGTTGAGCCAATAGGGTATTGGGTAAGGGATTGCTATAGAAGTAACGGCGAATACCTTCCATCATAGCGGTAGCTAATGCTAGTTGCTGCGCCTGATTGTTGAGTTTTTTCTCTTCATGGGGGTTGGAGATAAAAGCAGTTTCTACTAATACCGAAGGAATATCAGGGGATTTTAGGACGGCGAAGCCGGCGTATTGCACGTTTTGATTGTGAATTTCACCTATTTCTTGCAAATGAGTCAGGATGTTATCGGCAACTTCTAAGCTGGATCTTCGGGTTGAAGTTTGAGATAAATCTAATAAAACTTGGGCTACTTGGTTATCTTTACTACTTAAGCGTACACCACCGATAAGATCTGATTTATTTTCCTTTTCTGCTAGATAGCGTGCTGCCGTACTACTGGCTCCTTTTTCCGAAAGAATATAAACGGAAGCGCCTCGAGCCTTGGGATGAGTGACGGCATCCGCGTGTATAGAGATAAACAAATCTGCTTTATGCTGCCGAGCTTTTTTAATGCGATCCCCTAAGCTGACATAGTAATCACCGCTACGAATCATGACCGGGCGCATCCCCGGCTCCAGTGCTACCAACTGGGCTAATTTTTGTGCGATCGCTAACACTACGTCTTTTTCCCGTGTTTTTTTGGGACCAATAGCCCCTGGATCTTGGCCACCATGACCTGGGTCGATGGCAATAAT includes the following:
- a CDS encoding N-acetylmuramoyl-L-alanine amidase is translated as MNKIAYLLLIQLLLPTLAFAAARVQGVRVWSATEKTRLVFDLNTSAQYRIFTLTQPDRVVIDLANTHLKQPLSSNGFNSELLLGLRSTPKNNGILRIVLDLATAAHSKSFLLSPYKTYGYRLVVDLTQVNQKKPAKPIANLAQANRKEPPKKPDRSAVDLAQVTHKKSTKTAVNLTQAHHKEPQKKPAKIVVATAVKNTPRDVIIAIDPGHGGQDPGAIGPKKTREKDVVLAIAQKLAQLVALEPGMRPVMIRSGDYYVSLGDRIKKARQHKADLFISIHADAVTHPKARGASVYILSEKGASSTAARYLAEKENKSDLIGGVRLSSKDNQVAQVLLDLSQTSTRRSSLEVADNILTHLQEIGEIHNQNVQYAGFAVLKSPDIPSVLVETAFISNPHEEKKLNNQAQQLALATAMMEGIRRYFYSNPLPNTLLAQRRHIITLGDTLSGLAQQYNVSLNELRLANGIKDDRINQGDILLIP